From the Nonlabens marinus S1-08 genome, one window contains:
- a CDS encoding NAD(P)/FAD-dependent oxidoreductase, which translates to MKDVIIVGGGLAGTTLAWQWHLQGKSIQWFADDEPASSHVAAGVFNPMVLKRFSPVWNAQEQLNLFFPFFTRVQDYLGNRLIHLVPIWRRFHDTKERSTWMRKSVREDLANFMQTTPVDEECNGILAANGFGLVNHSGWLDAQAFITQSMTFFQNRGEFTKASFIHAKLLIEESGVAYGDYQSRHVVFAEGMKIIFNPWFEDLPMQGNKGEVLIIKCPGLQLNQIIKSSVFLMPYKEDLFWVGATYDRDYETDAPSAEAKSFLINKLETFLKLPYEIVYHKSGIRPTTIDRRPFVGTHAQHKNIHVFNGMGSRASLVAPWAAEQLFQYIYEDQELPAEMDVSRFRS; encoded by the coding sequence ATGAAAGATGTGATAATAGTTGGCGGAGGACTCGCAGGGACAACCCTGGCCTGGCAATGGCATTTGCAGGGCAAATCCATTCAATGGTTTGCAGATGATGAGCCAGCATCAAGCCATGTAGCTGCAGGTGTTTTCAATCCTATGGTGCTCAAAAGATTCAGTCCGGTCTGGAATGCTCAAGAGCAACTCAATCTGTTTTTTCCCTTTTTTACAAGAGTTCAAGATTACTTAGGCAACAGACTGATTCATCTAGTGCCTATCTGGAGGCGTTTTCACGATACTAAAGAACGTTCAACCTGGATGCGTAAGTCTGTTAGAGAAGATCTCGCAAACTTTATGCAAACAACTCCAGTGGACGAAGAGTGTAATGGTATTCTAGCGGCGAATGGATTTGGCCTGGTAAACCATTCAGGATGGCTCGATGCTCAAGCATTTATTACTCAATCCATGACCTTTTTCCAAAATCGAGGGGAGTTTACTAAGGCTTCCTTTATTCACGCAAAGCTTTTAATTGAAGAAAGTGGTGTTGCCTATGGAGATTACCAGTCAAGACATGTGGTGTTTGCTGAAGGTATGAAGATAATTTTCAACCCCTGGTTTGAGGACCTTCCTATGCAGGGAAATAAAGGAGAAGTTTTGATCATCAAATGTCCTGGGCTGCAGCTCAATCAAATCATCAAATCCTCGGTGTTTTTGATGCCTTATAAGGAAGACTTATTTTGGGTAGGAGCCACATACGACCGCGACTATGAAACTGATGCACCTTCCGCGGAAGCGAAATCATTTTTAATAAATAAACTAGAAACCTTTCTCAAATTGCCTTACGAGATTGTCTATCATAAAAGTGGTATACGTCCTACGACCATTGATCGCAGACCTTTTGTAGGTACTCATGCACAGCATAAGAATATTCACGTATTCAATGGTATGGGCAGTCGGGCTTCATTAGTCGCTCCATGGGCCGCAGAGCAATTGTTCCAGTATATTTATGAAGATCAAGAACTACCAGCTGAAATGGACGTATCAAGATTCCGCAGCTAA
- a CDS encoding DUF983 domain-containing protein has product MLKGTKIYSIFTGTCPVCQEESMYTSSNLYNFKKTQEMHERCSNCRTKYKMEPSFFYGSMYVSYGIGVALAIATFVITYFLFDMSRLNIFFLIMAILVLGMPVVIRLSRNIWINLFLDYDPAKAKS; this is encoded by the coding sequence ATGCTAAAAGGAACGAAAATCTACAGTATTTTCACGGGTACGTGTCCAGTGTGCCAGGAGGAATCTATGTACACCAGCAGCAACTTATATAATTTCAAAAAAACACAGGAGATGCACGAAAGGTGCTCTAACTGTCGTACTAAATACAAGATGGAGCCTAGTTTTTTCTATGGCTCAATGTATGTGAGCTATGGTATAGGTGTGGCGCTTGCGATTGCCACATTTGTTATCACTTATTTTCTCTTTGACATGAGCCGTTTGAATATCTTTTTCCTGATAATGGCGATCCTCGTTTTAGGTATGCCCGTTGTTATACGACTCTCCCGCAATATCTGGATCAATCTCTTTCTTGATTACGATCCTGCTAAAGCCAAAAGTTAG